AGATTTCCCCTCAAAATAAATTGTAACTTTCTTAGAAGAATCCTTCTCATACAGATCTAAAGGGCGCATGATATCACCTTCTTTAGCTTAATCCCATATTGTAGAACTCTTTGAGGCTTATAAACCTTAATGTTGAAACTAAAGGTTTTAAACAAAAAGTTAAAAATAGAATGAAGAATCAAGCAAACCCTCTGGCTTTGATAAACTCTGCGACATTTTCAATTTGGCTCTTTGCCCTCGCCTCCATGACTTTCTTGCCGCCTTCTTGCACTGGAACCTTCTTGAAAATCTGCTCATGAAGCTTAACAACGTCTTCTGGTGGCTTCGTTAGCAGGCTGATAATGATTATTATAAACAGTGTGACAAAGAAGTTTATGAAGAACACTGGAACGCCATTGAAGATCGATCCAAGGGTCCCAAAGAATCCCGGGGCATTTGGATTGAATGCCCATCCGTAAATCTTTGACTCAAGAATGACCTCAGAGATTAAACCGTATGCCATTCCTATAATTCCAGCCTCTTTTGTAACCCTCTTCCACCATAGACTCAGGGTTAATATTGGGCCAAATCCAACAGCCAAACCGCCCCATGCAGTCGCAACCATGCCATAGATGAACTTACTTCCCGTTAATGCTCCATAGAGAGCAAAGATTGCAACGCCTAAGACAACTATTCTACCAATGTTGACTATCTGCTTCTTCCCAAGCTCCTTTCCAAGAACTTTGTGATACAGATCTCTCGTAACCGCTGAGGAAGCAACCAGCAATTGAGAGTCAGCAGTACTCATTATTGCTGAAATTATACCTGCAATGACAAATCCTGCTAACCAAGACGGCATGAGCTCAACAGCCATTGCAGGAATGACTCTCTCTGGATCACTGACTTGTAAAATCCCCGCCTTCACCATAGCATATCCAAGGAATCCAGCAAAGAATGCACCCCAGAGGACGATGATTGTCCATATGCCACTGATGAATATACCAGGTCTCCTAAGCTTCCTTGGATCTTCAACACTCATGTATCTTGTGACTATGTGAGGCTGACCAAGATATCCAACGATCCATGAAGCATAACCAATGGCAAAAATTAATGCAGCAAACCCAACAGCACCTCCGAAGGGATGTAGCTTTGCGGGCTCCATGTATTGGGTTGCCTTTTCAAGCCCGCCAATCTTTGCAAGGGCTAAAATGGGCACTATAATAAGTGTCAGTAGCATAAACAGCGCCTGCACTACATCTGTCCAGACAACTGCAAAGAATCCTCCCGTAATAACATAGGCGGTCAGTATAATCACAGTTATTAAGATACCAGTGTTTACACTGATATCAAACGCCTGAGCTAAGGCTTTTCCACCCGCTGCAAATTGTGCTGCTACATAAGCTGTCATGAAGACCAATATAATCGCAGCACCAAGGATTCTAATCAGCTTTGTATCATCCTTAAGCCTCGCCTCCAAGTAGTCTGGGACTGTAATTGCCCTGAATTTACCCGCATAAATTCTCAATCTTGGCCCAATTAGCACATAGTCTGCCAAGGTTCCAAAGAGACATCCAATTGCCGCCCAAAATGCACCCAAACCTGCTTTAAATGCACTCCCCGGATAACCAAGCATCAGCCAGCCAGAGAAGTCGCTTGCTTTATCACTGAGGGCAGCAGCAAGAATGTGGACTTTTCTTCCACCAACGAAATACTGATCTTCGGTTTTTGTGAACCTGTTTGCCCACCAGCCGATGTATGCCAAAAGGACTAAGTATGCCAGGAAACCAATCAGTATGCCAGCGTTCATCTCTTACCCCCCTCAAGCTCTTTTAGCAATTCCTCGTCGTATGCCAGTATTTCATCGTCTACATAGTATTCCTTGCCTGTTATTTTGTCCCAAAAGCCATACAGCACCATCACTAAAATCCCTAAAAGAGTAGGTACAATCAATGTTGCCCAAGCAGCACCACTAAGGCCCATTTTTTCACCTCCAGTAACTTGATGCAGCAACAATGTACTGCAATTTTCATTTATACACTTTACGTATATAAAACTAACGCCGCACAAAATTTGGATATGTGCAACAGATTTTTATGAATTATACTTCATCAATTAGTGTTATAAGCAAGGAGTATGTTAAACTGTTATGGGGAGGGTCAAATGGGAATCGCGACGGTTAAAGTCATGAAGCCAGTATTTAAACCAAAAGATGAAAAGAATGCAAAATTTGTACTCTATCCATATAGAATATACCACATAAAACTCTTTTACAAACGTCTAAAAATGTCCGATAGAGTCATGGACTATTTTGCATATGTTGACTGCTACCGTTTTGGAGTTGAAAGAGGAGACGGTATTATAGACATCCAAGAGTGGAAAGTCCCAGAAGATGCAATTATGCCATCGAATATAACAGAGGAGGAAGCAAAACAAAAAGCAGTAGAGAGTGCATTTAATTGGGGGAACCTGATGGTCATAAGCTGGTGGACGCCAAAAGTGGAGGTAGTAAAAGAAGTGGAAGCATACAAAGTATTCTGGATATTTAAAGAAGACGGAGAAGTCTATGTGATGGATAGCCTAACCGGAGACAAGTTTAAATTCAAAGACTTAATGTAACGATGTCACCGTGCATGAATCTCAACTATATCCCCATCCTCTAATACATGGTCAGCTCCGACCCTTTGTCCCGGGAATTTCACACTCTTACCCCATACCCTTGCATATTTGAATTTCTTGGCAAAATCCTTGTGGATTCTCTTTGCAACATCCAAAACAGTTGCACCTTTCCTAAGAGCAATTGGAGGATAAGCCGGTTCTTCTCCCGGAGATTTTGTGAAAACCCTAATTATACCAGCCAGCTCATAAAGAGCATCCTTAACTGCATCAATGTTTATTCCCTTCTTTGCCGAAACGGGAACTATTTTAAAGCGATTTCCATATTCTCTAACCAATTTTTCATAGTTTTCTCTGCTTCCGGGGGCATCTCCCTTATTTGCAATAATTATTGCTCTCCTCCATACTAAGCTCTCATCCAAAGCGTCAGCAAACTCTTCAAGCGTTACCGGTTCTTTAACTGTTATCTCAGCCGAGTGAATTTTCTCTTCCCGGAGCATTTTCATGACTTCTTCGATATCACCTTTAATGTTCTCCTGCCCGTTAATTACAATTCCTCCATATGGCATCTTCTTGATCTCAATCCTAGGCCTTCTCTTGTTGATTTTAATCCCTGCTCTTTCAAACTCTTTTAGAATTATCTCCATCTGTCTGATGGGGTCCTGAGAGAGATCAATGACAATAGCAATTGCATCAGCATTCCTAATCACGGCCAAAAGCTGAGTTCCCATACCTTTTCCCAATGACGCACCTTCAACTAAACCAGGAACTTCAACCAGCTGGATTTGAACGTCATTATGTTTCATCATTCCAGGAATCGGCTCAACAGTGGTGAATGGGTAATCGGCAACATCTGTATCTACCCCAGTAAGCCGCCTTAAAAGAGAAGATTTACCTACATTCGGCAGACCAGCGAGAACTATTTGGGCTGCACCTTCTTTTTTGACACTGAAAGAATAACCTCCTCCCTTTCTCTGAGCTTGTTGCTTTTCAAGCTCCTTCCTAAGCTCTGCTAATCTTCGCTTTATTTGGAGTCTGAGCTTTTCTGTTCCTTTATGCTTTGGAACAGTTGCATACATTTTTTCAAGTGCTTTGATTTTTTCTGCGATTGTTTTTGCATTCCTATATTCCTCTTCTGCCGCAAGATACTCTGCTGTAACGTTGGTCGGCATAAAAGTCACCTCTTTAAAAACGCTACTCTCGCCATTAGATGTTAATGGAGTGATTTTATAAAGATATGGTTCCCATGTACCTCGTTCAAATATCATCAAATTTATATACTTTGCCGAAAAATTTTAGAAGGGTGGAAGATGGTGAGGGCTACTCTTGATGATACTGACAAAAAAATTTTGGGAATACTTCAGAAGAACAGCCGAACTCCCCTGAGAGAAATATCCAAAGCAGTTGGTCTGGCTGAATCGACGATTTACGAAAGGATAAAGAAGCTTAAAGAAAATGGCGTGATCAAAAAGTTTACTGTAATTCTTGACCCCGAGGCACTTGGATTCACAATGCTGTCGTTTATCCTAATTAAAGCAAAAGCTGGAAAATACGCTTATGTTGCCAAAGAACTCGTCAAATACCCTGAAATTGTGGAAATCTATGAGACTACCGGGGACTATGATATGATAGTTAAAATTAGAACAAGAGGAAGTGAAGAGCTTAATGAGTTCCTTGACAAAATTGGAGAGATTGATGGCGTTGAGGCAACACACACAATGGTAGTTCTGAAGGTACATAAAGAAACTACGGAACTTCCCCTCTAATTCAAGTTCTTTACCCATTTTTGTCCATTTTTGAGTGAAAATGTTTATAAAGATGCAGTTCTAATCTTATCTGAACGTTACTATGGAGGTGTCAAAAATGAAAGTGCTGTTTCTGAGTGCGGATGACTTTGAGGATATTGAGCTAATTTACCCCCTTCACCGCATAAAGGAAGAAGGGCATGAAGTGACTATAGCAAGCAACAAGAAAGATTATATAACCGGGAAACATGGATACAAGGTTAAGGTTGATTTAACTTTTGATGAAGTCGATCCAGATGAGTTTGATGCCCTTGTTCTACCGGGAGGAAAAGCGCCGGAGAGAGTAAGGATCAATGAAAAGGCTGTGGCAATAGCAAGGAAGATGTTCAACGATAGAAAACCAGTGGCAACAATCTGTCATGGGCCTCAAATTCTGATATCAGCGGGAGTTCTAAAAGGAAGAAAAGGAACATGTGTAATAACAATTAGAGATGATCTTATTAACGCTGGAGCGGAGTTCATAGACAAAGAAGTTGTAGTCGATGGAAACTGGGTAAGCTCAAGACATCCCGGCGATTTATATGCCTGGATGAGAGAGTTTGTTAAGCTGTTAAAGTGATTCCTCTCCTGTTTCTTTGTTTCTTTGGATGATAATTTTTATATATCTCTTCTTGGACTTTAGTAACGGAAACACCATATGTGAGTACTAAATTTACATGAGGGGGTAGGAATGGAAAAGAAAAGGCTTTATCGTTCAAAGGATGAGAAAATATTTTTGGGAGTTTTAGGAGGGATAGCAAAGTACCTTGATGTTGATCCTACACTTGTGAGGATAATCTATGTCATCCTGCTCTTTTTGGCCCCTGTAACGGCGATACTGATGTATTTCGCCTTGGCCCTCATAATGCCGGAAGAGCCTGAGGAAGAGATATCCCTTGATAAGCTTCCTGAAAAAGCGGAAAAAATTGCAAAAGAGATTGATGAAACACTGACACAAGCATTTAGCTCTAAAAAGCCAGCCCCAACGGTTAAAGATCACAGCAATGAAAAGCTCCTCGCAATAATTTTAATTATTCTTGGTGGAGTTCTGATTTTAAGAAAGATAGCCCCCTTCATGTGGTATCTTCAGGGGGATGTTCTCTTAGCAGTCCTGCTGCTCCTATTTGGAATATACTTGCTGATTAGGGGGTGAAAACATGGGAAGAACACTTGGACTTTTCCTTTTGTTCCTTGGAGCATTAATACTCCTCAAAAAGTTCTACCCTGAGACGCTAACATATTTAGCACCATATGCTCACTACATAAAGGCAT
Above is a genomic segment from Thermococcus sp. SY098 containing:
- a CDS encoding sodium/proline symporter; the encoded protein is MNAGILIGFLAYLVLLAYIGWWANRFTKTEDQYFVGGRKVHILAAALSDKASDFSGWLMLGYPGSAFKAGLGAFWAAIGCLFGTLADYVLIGPRLRIYAGKFRAITVPDYLEARLKDDTKLIRILGAAIILVFMTAYVAAQFAAGGKALAQAFDISVNTGILITVIILTAYVITGGFFAVVWTDVVQALFMLLTLIIVPILALAKIGGLEKATQYMEPAKLHPFGGAVGFAALIFAIGYASWIVGYLGQPHIVTRYMSVEDPRKLRRPGIFISGIWTIIVLWGAFFAGFLGYAMVKAGILQVSDPERVIPAMAVELMPSWLAGFVIAGIISAIMSTADSQLLVASSAVTRDLYHKVLGKELGKKQIVNIGRIVVLGVAIFALYGALTGSKFIYGMVATAWGGLAVGFGPILTLSLWWKRVTKEAGIIGMAYGLISEVILESKIYGWAFNPNAPGFFGTLGSIFNGVPVFFINFFVTLFIIIIISLLTKPPEDVVKLHEQIFKKVPVQEGGKKVMEARAKSQIENVAEFIKARGFA
- a CDS encoding GTP-binding protein — translated: MPTNVTAEYLAAEEEYRNAKTIAEKIKALEKMYATVPKHKGTEKLRLQIKRRLAELRKELEKQQAQRKGGGYSFSVKKEGAAQIVLAGLPNVGKSSLLRRLTGVDTDVADYPFTTVEPIPGMMKHNDVQIQLVEVPGLVEGASLGKGMGTQLLAVIRNADAIAIVIDLSQDPIRQMEIILKEFERAGIKINKRRPRIEIKKMPYGGIVINGQENIKGDIEEVMKMLREEKIHSAEITVKEPVTLEEFADALDESLVWRRAIIIANKGDAPGSRENYEKLVREYGNRFKIVPVSAKKGINIDAVKDALYELAGIIRVFTKSPGEEPAYPPIALRKGATVLDVAKRIHKDFAKKFKYARVWGKSVKFPGQRVGADHVLEDGDIVEIHAR
- a CDS encoding Lrp/AsnC family transcriptional regulator, with amino-acid sequence MRATLDDTDKKILGILQKNSRTPLREISKAVGLAESTIYERIKKLKENGVIKKFTVILDPEALGFTMLSFILIKAKAGKYAYVAKELVKYPEIVEIYETTGDYDMIVKIRTRGSEELNEFLDKIGEIDGVEATHTMVVLKVHKETTELPL
- the pfpI gene encoding deglycase PfpI, with product MKVLFLSADDFEDIELIYPLHRIKEEGHEVTIASNKKDYITGKHGYKVKVDLTFDEVDPDEFDALVLPGGKAPERVRINEKAVAIARKMFNDRKPVATICHGPQILISAGVLKGRKGTCVITIRDDLINAGAEFIDKEVVVDGNWVSSRHPGDLYAWMREFVKLLK
- a CDS encoding PspC domain-containing protein, which gives rise to MEKKRLYRSKDEKIFLGVLGGIAKYLDVDPTLVRIIYVILLFLAPVTAILMYFALALIMPEEPEEEISLDKLPEKAEKIAKEIDETLTQAFSSKKPAPTVKDHSNEKLLAIILIILGGVLILRKIAPFMWYLQGDVLLAVLLLLFGIYLLIRG